From a single Populus trichocarpa isolate Nisqually-1 chromosome 17, P.trichocarpa_v4.1, whole genome shotgun sequence genomic region:
- the LOC18107455 gene encoding disease resistance protein RPM1: MAEVAVEYLVRKLKDRILFETDRRSAAELNSIKIEFEKLRPFLKNADWRKMMVADNTIVKWVTDVINLVYEIEDVVDKDCIGRKESYGSLSSLVDFVSEFFNYGTTSNKPQTSYKSLLVHVSDRIKELEATRKHLSLLGDITKAKHENLIQHSKSSHKLPLTNMIGRSKEFMMLKELLLHVVEADRPYLVAVTGNEGVGKTTLVLRVYESVQRHFDCSAWISVCGRSITGILRNMATDFSRSHSVMKLVSNLDKKGDKDLANMICDYLGGKNFLLVLDGLDTLDTFEDIKRALPARCRGKVVVTTCNSAIPAVICRHVLHLDPLLAEDGLRLLRGRALLQQYDLGEVPWPSSVKLVEKKILHICEGIPLSIATMGSLLSTINLEEVGNWNEVLHMLEEANQCMPQSNLIKKVITVCYFSLPAMLKCCFLYCGMFPRHCDIQCKRLIRLWVAEGFTGRQLFGITEEESAKYLLEELIQRNLLQVARVGVNGEVESCTLLQPVHDFICDMSQKDQIFSVYESTQQVWPLKASRFVAIQGEIDNRTPNSLPREIRSLHFFGGRPNQMAILLNLVLKVKLLHVLDLQNIPIDTLPDEIGDLVELRYLDLRNTRLHELPPSLQNLCELQTLDVRNTPVRALPSGFDSLKMLKHLLLADSYGNRVVKLDAEIMFLKDLQTLAGVKLTQNVAVGLNHLPKLLKLSVGEVEGGKNSLCLSESINQMKDLSSLTIKCAWRKEIQIQISNPLENLEKLRVGGWIRDLLRWISRLSSLKYLHLWDCMLNQDPISSLQHLPNLVVLSLSKAFKGKQISCDNIAGFPKLKRLSIFHFEELTEWTKIEEGSMEKLQILTIGWCRKLKLPPRGLESLKDLETLQITSMYPEFAEEAKVISRCSGLNFSVVEQVASQTRQQNLT; this comes from the coding sequence ATGGCTGAGGTAGCGGTGGAGTACCTTGTTAGAAAATTGAAGGATcgaattttatttgaaactgACAGACGAAGTGCGGCAGAATTAAATAGCATCAAGATTGAGTTTGAAAAACTCAGGCCATTTCTGAAAAATGCAGATTGGAGAAAGATGATGGTGGCTGACAACACAATTGTGAAATGGGTGACAGATGTAATAAACCTGGTGTATGAGATTGAAGATGTCGTTGACAAGGATTGCATTGGAAGAAAGGAGTCATATGGGTCTCTGTCCTCACTTGTTGATTTTGTGAGTGAATTTTTTAACTATGGGACCACATCAAATAAACCGCAGACTAGTTACAAGTCATTGCTGGTGCATGTCTCAGATAGGATTAAAGAACTAGAAGCCACAAGGAAGCATCTAAGCTTGTTAGGAGACATCACTAAAGCCAAACATGAAAACCTGATACAACATTCAAAGTCCTCCCATAAGCTTCCATTGACCAATATGATTGGAAGGAGCAAAGAATTTATGATGCTCAAGGAATTGCTTCTTCATGTGGTCGAGGCTGATAGGCCATATCTTGTTGCTGTAACCGGAAATGAAGGTGTTGGCAAAACAACACTTGTCCTAAGAGTGTATGAGAGTGTGCAGAGACATTTTGACTGTTCTGCCTGGATTTCTGTTTGTGGGCGTTCAATCACTGGAATTTTAAGAAACATGGCTACAGATTTTTCCAGAAGCCATTCAGTAATGAAGCTGGTGAGTAATTTGGATAAAAAGGGTGACAAGGATTTAGCAAACATGATCTGTGACTACTTAGGTGGTAAGAACTTCTTGCTAGTCTTAGATGGCTTAGATACCTTAGATACCTTTGAAGATATTAAGCGTGCATTACCCGCTAGATGCAGAGGGAAGGTGGTGGTGACAACCTGTAATTCAGCAATTCCTGCAGTTATATGCAGGCATGTTCTCCATCTTGATCCACTACTGGCAGAAGATGGTCTGAGGCTTCTTCGCGGACGAGCACTCTTGCAGCAATATGACCTTGGTGAGGTGCCTTGGCCTTCTTCAGTGAAATTGGTTGAAAAGAAGATTTTGCATATTTGTGAAGGCATCCCCCTATCAATTGCCACTATGGGGAGCTTGCTTTCAACAATCAACCTAGAAGAAGTTGGGAATTGGAATGAGGTCCTTCATATGCTGGAGGAAGCTAATCAGTGTATGCCTCAGTCCAATTTGATCAAGAAAGTCATCACAGTATGTTACTTTAGCCTGCCAGCAATGCTGAAATGCTGCTTCCTTTATTGTGGAATGTTTCCCCGCCATTGTGACATCCAATGTAAGAGGCTGATTCGGTTATGGGTGGCAGAGGGCTTTACAGGAAGACAGCTATTTGGGATAACAGAAGAGGAATCTGCCAAATACCTCTTAGAAGAGCTTATCCAAAGGAATTTGCTTCAAGTGGCACGTGTAGGTGTAAATGGGGAGGTGGAATCTTGTACACTCCTGCAGCCAGTGCATGATTTCATCTGTGACATGTCACAAAAGGACCAGATATTTTCTGTATATGAGAGCACCCAGCAGGTTTGGCCATTAAAGGCATCACGTTTTGTTGCCATACAAGGAGAAATTGATAATAGAACACCTAATTCCCTCCCTAGAGAGATCCGTTCTTTGCATTTCTTTGGGGGGAGGCCAAACCAGATGGCTATCTTGTTGAACTTGGTATTGAAAGTTAAACTCCTGCATGTGCTGGATTTGCAAAATATTCCTATTGACACCTTGCCTGATGAAATTGGCGATCTTGTTGAGTTGCGCTATCTAGACCTGAGGAACACGAGGCTACATGAGCTTCCACCATCCCTTCAAAATCTGTGTGAGCTACAGACACTTGATGTTAGAAACACACCGGTAAGGGCTTTGCCTAGTGGCTTTGATAGCCTCAAGATGTTGAAGCACCTTCTTCTTGCCGATTCATATGGCAACAGGGTAGTGAAGTTGGATGCTGAAATCATGTTTCTTAAAGACCTCCAGACACTAGCAGGTGTGAAACTTACACAAAATGTCGCTGTAGGACTAAACCACCTTCCTAAACTTCTGAAGCTATCAGTGGGAGAGGTAGAAGGTGGAAAAAATTCTCTTTGTCTGTCAGAATCCATCAATCAGATGAAAGACCTCAGTTCCCTGACCATAAAATGCGCTTGGAGGAAGGAAATTCAAATTCAGATATCAAATCCTCTTGAGAATTTGGAAAAGTTACGTGTTGGAGGTTGGATTAGAGATTTGCTGAGGTGGATAAGCAGGCTAAGCTCCCTCAAGTATTTGCATCTATGGGACTGTATGTTGAATCAAGACCCCATCTCAAGCCTCCAGCATTTGCCCAATCTTGTTGTCCTTTCATTGTCCAAGGCTTTCAAAGGGAAGCAGATAAGTTGTGATAATATTGCTGGATTTCCGAAGCTCAAGAGACTATCAATTTTTCACTTTGAAGAATTAACTGAATGGACAAAGATAGAGGAAGGATCAATGGAAAAGCTTCAGATTTTAACCATTGGTTGGTGTCGTAAACTAAAATTGCCTCCAAGAGGCCTTGAAAGTCTTAAGGATCTTGAAACACTGCAGATAACCAGCATGTATCCAGAATTTGCAGAAGAGGCAAAAGTGATCTCTCGTTGTTCAGGCTTAAACTTTTCAGTTGTTGAACAAGTTGCTTCTCAAACTCGTCAACAGAATCTTACCTAA